In a single window of the Notamacropus eugenii isolate mMacEug1 chromosome 4, mMacEug1.pri_v2, whole genome shotgun sequence genome:
- the EPHX3 gene encoding epoxide hydrolase 3 has protein sequence MPDFLVSVLLAPSRATLKLVRFFMWTLVYWGACLTALAYLGKALGHVLLHPGRGCCGRPRRQAPSCLQDPCFGQHHFLHLKTSGLRLHCVSKGQGPLMLLLHGFPEIWFSWRHQLMEFCHDFHVVALDLRGYGSSDAPTHVNCYTIDALTTDIKDAIEALGYSKCVLVAHDWGGILAWNFSVYYPSLVERMVVVSAPPMFVYQEYALHHPSQLFRSSYVFLFQLSWLPEKLLSASDFQILKSTFTHPMTGIHGLTNDELEAFLFSFTQNHGLVGPLNYYRHLFSHFPLEHQELTTPTLLLWGEKDPYLESGLVESISRYFVPGRLVSCILPDAGHWIPQAQPEQMHQYMWAFLKRFKVES, from the exons ATGCCCGACTTCCTGGTGTCGGTGCTGCTGGCGCCCTCCCGGGCCACGCTGAAGCTGGTCCGCTTCTTCATGTGGACTCTGGTGTACTGGGGCGCGTGCCTGACTGCCCTCGCGTATTTGGGGAAGGCCCTGGGCCACGTGCTGCTGCACCCGGGGCGAGGCTGCTGCGGCCGGCCCCGACGCCAGGCCCCTTCGTGCCTTCAAGACCCCTGCTTCGGGCAGCACCACTTCCTTCATCTCAAG ACCTCCGGCCTGCGGCTGCATTGCGTCTCCAAGGGCCAAGGGCCGCTGATGCTTCTCCTCCATGGCTTCCCTGAGATCTG GTTTTCCTGGCGACACCAGCTTATGGAGTTCTGCCATGATTTCCATGTAGTAGCGCTGGACTTGAGGGGCTACGGGAGCTCAGATGCACCTACCCACGTGAACTGCTACACCATCGATGCCCTGACCacagacatcaaagatgctatTGAGGCCCTAG GTTACTCCAAATGTGTCCTGGTGGCTCACGACTGGGGTGGAATCTTGGCCTGGAATTTCTCTGTCTACTACCCGAGTTTGGTAGAGCGGATGGTGGTGGTGAGCGCCCCCCCTATGTTTGTTTACCAAG aGTATGCCCTGCACCATCCCAGCCAGCTTTTTCGCTCCAGTTATGTGTTCCTGTTTCAGCTATCCTGGTTGCCTGAGAAGCTGCTTTCTGCCTCTGACTTTCAG ATCCTGAAGAGCACCTTCACCCATCCTATGACTGGAATCCATGGCCTTACAAATGATGAGCTAGAAGCCTTCCTGTTCAGCTTCACCCAGAACCATGGCCTCGTTGGTCCCCTCAACTACTACCGCCATCTTTTCAG TCACTTTCCGCTAGAGCATCAGGAGCTGACAACACCAACATTGTTGTTATGGGGGGAGAAAGACCCATACCTGGAGAGTGGACTTGTGGAAAGTATTAGCAGATACTTTGTGCCAGGCCGCCTGGTGTCCTGCATCCTGCCTGATGCTGGCCACTGGATCCCCCAGGCACAACCAGAGCAGATGCACCAGTACATGTGGGCCTTTTTAAAGAGGTTCAAGGTGGAGTCATGA